A section of the Flavobacterium sp. CG_23.5 genome encodes:
- a CDS encoding PspC family transcriptional regulator yields the protein MSAIIKLKFFFEKHGFHVSSRLADTLGMRASSVRLFFIYLSFVTAGLWFAVYLTLAFWIRLKDLIRAKRTSVFDL from the coding sequence ATGTCTGCGATAATAAAACTAAAATTCTTTTTTGAAAAACATGGTTTTCATGTTTCTTCACGTTTGGCTGACACATTAGGAATGCGAGCGAGTAGTGTAAGGTTGTTTTTTATATACTTGTCGTTTGTTACTGCAGGATTGTGGTTTGCAGTGTATTTGACGTTGGCTTTTTGGATCCGCTTGAAAGATTTAATTCGAGCCAAACGCACATCGGTTTTCGACTTGTAA
- a CDS encoding putative porin: MRIFFFLIFLAVPKLLFSQVKNSKDFNSNSKYQQQSDTTKKQKIATIDLYRVITIDRDTTYIDTSLTIKREYSHSYLRNDTFGLLAFANDGQTYNTLQYSLTDFSAFPEFGFKAKHFNFLEANQIRYYSVATPITELYFKTTIKKGQSADSFITLNTSENLNFSIAYKGLRSEGQYINQLASTGNFRFTVSYNTKNKRYYSNAHYTYQDILNQENGGITTNNDFESEDPNFNNRQRLEVFLNDAKSFLKGKRIFVDHNFRINPTKGANNLFIAHQFNYENKFFEYNQATVPSNVGSQTVYRFGASFVGSGINDQTHYNKMYNKVGLIYENTTLGKFQFFAEDFRSNYFYNQILIFDNKTVPSSLSQNINNVGGQYEYQKNKWNGKFLYSRSVTNQSLSNLDAKLKYDYNDETELTFSYQNINKLPNNNYDLYQSSYVQYNWSNDFKNEKINSVSANAVTPWVNASLQYSILNDHLYFADVSTDAQILARTQIIAPAQYDKTINYLSIKASREFNFGNFALDNSILYQKVGQQDKILNVPQIVTRNTFYYSNYFFKKNALFLQTGISLNYFTKYLGNEYNPVIGEFFVQNKKEIGNYPNLDFFINAKIQRTRIYFKAEHFNSSLTGNNFYSSPNNPYRDFTIRFGLVWNFFN; the protein is encoded by the coding sequence TTCTCAAGTTAAAAATAGTAAGGACTTTAATTCCAATAGTAAATATCAACAACAATCCGACACAACAAAAAAGCAAAAAATTGCCACAATCGATTTGTATCGTGTAATTACGATAGACCGTGATACCACTTATATTGACACCTCACTTACCATTAAGAGAGAGTACAGCCATAGCTATTTGAGAAATGATACTTTTGGACTGTTAGCTTTTGCAAATGATGGTCAAACCTACAACACCCTTCAATATAGTTTAACTGATTTTTCTGCTTTTCCTGAGTTTGGTTTCAAAGCGAAACATTTCAATTTTTTGGAAGCAAACCAAATACGATACTACTCTGTTGCAACTCCTATAACTGAATTGTATTTTAAGACGACTATCAAAAAAGGACAGTCGGCAGATTCATTTATTACTTTAAATACTTCTGAAAATCTTAATTTTTCTATTGCTTATAAAGGATTGCGCTCTGAGGGACAATACATAAATCAATTAGCAAGCACGGGGAATTTTAGATTTACCGTGAGTTATAATACTAAAAACAAGCGGTATTATTCCAATGCGCATTACACCTATCAAGACATTTTAAATCAAGAAAATGGGGGAATCACCACAAATAATGATTTTGAAAGTGAAGACCCAAATTTTAATAATAGACAAAGATTAGAAGTTTTTTTAAACGATGCTAAATCATTTCTTAAGGGTAAAAGAATTTTTGTAGATCACAATTTTAGAATTAATCCTACCAAAGGAGCTAATAATTTATTTATAGCGCACCAATTCAATTACGAAAATAAATTTTTCGAATACAATCAGGCTACAGTTCCTTCCAATGTTGGTTCTCAAACTGTTTATCGCTTTGGTGCTTCTTTTGTAGGCAGCGGGATCAACGATCAAACCCATTATAATAAAATGTATAATAAAGTGGGGTTGATTTACGAAAACACGACTCTCGGGAAATTTCAGTTTTTTGCAGAAGATTTTAGATCAAACTATTTCTACAATCAGATTTTGATTTTTGACAATAAAACAGTTCCAAGTTCTTTGAGCCAAAATATAAACAATGTTGGCGGTCAATATGAGTATCAAAAAAATAAGTGGAATGGGAAATTTTTATATTCAAGATCCGTTACAAATCAATCTTTGTCGAATTTAGACGCCAAGTTGAAATACGATTACAATGATGAAACGGAATTAACATTTTCATATCAAAATATAAACAAGTTGCCAAATAACAACTATGATTTGTATCAAAGTAGTTACGTCCAGTACAATTGGTCTAATGATTTCAAGAATGAAAAAATAAATTCTGTATCAGCTAATGCCGTGACTCCTTGGGTTAACGCGTCGCTCCAATATTCGATATTAAACGATCACCTTTATTTTGCAGATGTTTCTACAGATGCCCAAATATTGGCCCGTACCCAAATAATTGCGCCAGCACAATACGACAAAACCATAAATTATCTATCCATAAAAGCCAGCAGAGAATTTAATTTTGGGAATTTTGCTTTAGATAATTCTATTTTATATCAAAAAGTGGGTCAACAGGACAAAATCCTAAACGTTCCTCAAATTGTAACGAGAAATACTTTTTACTACTCTAATTATTTTTTCAAAAAGAATGCATTATTTCTGCAAACTGGTATCTCACTGAATTATTTCACTAAATACCTAGGAAATGAGTACAATCCTGTAATTGGAGAATTTTTTGTTCAAAACAAAAAAGAAATAGGCAATTATCCAAACCTTGATTTTTTCATTAATGCAAAAATTCAAAGAACCCGAATTTATTTCAAAGCAGAACACTTCAATTCTTCGTTGACAGGAAATAATTTTTATTCGTCACCTAACAATCCGTATCGTGATTTTACAATCCGTTTTGGGTTAGTTTGGAATTTCTTCAATTAA
- a CDS encoding ComEA family DNA-binding protein gives MAFNTINEYFNFTREQRKGIFVLVAIIVVLQLLYFYVDFSVLAKDFPEKRKWLSLQSQIDSMKMDRKTESPKIYLFNPNFITDYKGYKLGMSVKELDRLFAFRKENKYVNSSKEFQQVTQISDSLLNVMAPFFKFPDWVNNKKQFKVYEKYPNMAFTKKEKIVFIDINEATQENLIKIYGIGEAISLRILKLKESLGGFVSMEQMNDVWGLSPEVIANLNTHFKVLAQPKIKKIDINNASLKELSQFSYFRYPLAKEIVTYRSMNGDIKNIEDLTKIKGFSVDKAKIIALYLDFN, from the coding sequence ATGGCATTTAATACAATAAATGAATATTTTAATTTTACACGAGAGCAACGTAAAGGTATTTTTGTATTAGTTGCAATTATTGTCGTTTTACAGCTGCTTTATTTTTATGTTGATTTTAGTGTTTTGGCAAAAGACTTTCCAGAGAAACGGAAATGGCTGTCACTTCAATCTCAAATTGATTCCATGAAAATGGATCGTAAAACCGAATCTCCTAAAATTTATCTTTTCAATCCAAATTTCATCACAGACTATAAAGGATACAAACTGGGAATGTCTGTTAAAGAATTAGATCGACTTTTTGCTTTTAGAAAAGAAAATAAATACGTTAATTCGTCTAAAGAATTTCAGCAGGTAACACAAATTTCTGATTCTTTGTTAAATGTGATGGCTCCGTTTTTCAAGTTTCCGGATTGGGTTAATAATAAAAAACAGTTTAAAGTCTATGAAAAATATCCAAATATGGCTTTCACCAAAAAGGAAAAAATAGTCTTTATCGATATCAATGAGGCTACACAGGAAAATCTAATAAAAATATACGGAATAGGAGAGGCTATTTCACTTCGTATTTTAAAGCTAAAAGAAAGTCTTGGAGGTTTTGTTTCTATGGAACAGATGAATGACGTTTGGGGATTATCTCCTGAGGTTATTGCCAACTTGAATACTCATTTCAAAGTTTTAGCGCAACCAAAAATTAAAAAAATAGATATTAATAACGCTTCATTAAAGGAACTTTCTCAATTTTCATACTTCAGATACCCGTTGGCAAAAGAAATTGTAACGTATAGAAGTATGAACGGAGATATTAAAAATATTGAGGATTTAACAAAAATTAAGGGTTTTTCTGTTGATAAAGCAAAGATAATTGCCTTATATTTGGACTTTAATTAG
- the rpsU gene encoding 30S ribosomal protein S21: MLIIPIKDGENIDRALKRYKRKFDKTGTVRQLRARTAFIKPSVTNRIKIQKAAYIQNMRDNLES; this comes from the coding sequence ATGTTAATTATACCAATTAAAGACGGAGAAAATATCGATAGAGCATTAAAACGCTACAAAAGAAAATTTGATAAAACAGGAACTGTTCGTCAACTAAGAGCACGTACTGCTTTTATTAAGCCTTCAGTTACAAATAGAATCAAAATTCAAAAAGCGGCTTATATCCAAAATATGAGAGATAACTTAGAGAGTTAG
- a CDS encoding DUF2851 family protein, protein MKEDFLHYLWKFKKFDTINLKTSNEEEITIISVGQYLELAGPDFFNAQITIGNQKWAGNVEIHLKSSDWYVHHHERDSAYENVILHVVWEHDTEIFRSNNTEIPVLELKKYVEKATVANYQSLLSPKSWIFCEKQLKDINQFTFKNWQERLFFERLERKSKPIFDLLEQTNSDWEAVLFILLAKNFGLNTNGEIFMKIAHLIPFSIIRKESFEVENLEALLLGTAGLLDSEKEDNYFKDLKFRYYYLLHKYQIEKNFIEPVQFFKHRPDNFPTIRLSQLATLYHTQQNLFSKISTVSSLMDTYRIFEVSASEYWQNHYQFDKDSPKKKKALSKSFIDLLVINTIIPLQFAYAKSQGKEVSEDLICLVNEVAPEKNAIIDKFSSFGIKSKNAFETQSLLQLKNEYCNKSKCLECAVGMELLKSN, encoded by the coding sequence ATGAAAGAAGATTTTCTCCATTACCTGTGGAAATTCAAAAAGTTTGATACCATAAATTTGAAAACTTCGAACGAAGAGGAAATCACAATCATAAGTGTAGGACAATATTTGGAACTAGCCGGTCCTGATTTTTTCAACGCCCAAATTACAATTGGCAATCAAAAATGGGCTGGAAATGTGGAGATTCACCTTAAATCTTCGGATTGGTATGTGCATCATCATGAGAGAGATTCGGCATATGAAAACGTAATTCTCCACGTCGTTTGGGAACATGACACTGAGATTTTCAGAAGCAATAACACTGAAATTCCGGTATTGGAACTCAAAAAATATGTTGAAAAAGCAACGGTAGCTAATTACCAATCTTTATTGTCTCCAAAATCATGGATTTTTTGCGAAAAGCAACTAAAAGACATCAACCAATTTACTTTTAAAAACTGGCAGGAACGGTTGTTTTTTGAACGATTAGAAAGGAAATCAAAACCAATATTTGATTTATTAGAGCAAACAAATTCGGATTGGGAGGCTGTTTTATTTATCCTTTTAGCGAAAAATTTCGGGCTGAATACCAATGGAGAAATTTTTATGAAAATTGCTCATTTGATCCCTTTTTCGATAATAAGGAAAGAAAGTTTTGAAGTCGAAAATTTAGAAGCATTGCTTTTGGGCACGGCTGGTTTATTGGATTCAGAAAAAGAAGATAATTATTTTAAAGATTTAAAATTTCGGTATTACTACCTATTACATAAATACCAGATAGAGAAAAATTTCATTGAACCAGTGCAGTTTTTTAAGCACCGACCAGATAATTTTCCAACAATCCGATTGTCTCAATTAGCTACTTTATACCATACTCAGCAGAATTTATTTTCAAAAATCAGCACTGTAAGCTCATTAATGGATACTTATAGGATATTTGAAGTTTCTGCTTCTGAATATTGGCAAAATCATTATCAGTTTGATAAAGATAGTCCAAAGAAAAAGAAAGCACTTTCGAAATCATTTATCGATTTACTTGTAATAAATACAATAATTCCGCTTCAGTTTGCTTACGCAAAAAGTCAGGGAAAGGAAGTTTCTGAAGATTTAATATGTTTGGTAAATGAGGTCGCTCCCGAAAAAAATGCAATTATAGATAAATTTTCTTCTTTTGGAATAAAATCGAAGAATGCTTTTGAAACGCAATCGCTTCTACAACTCAAAAATGAATATTGCAATAAAAGTAAATGTTTGGAGTGCGCTGTGGGGATGGAATTATTAAAAAGCAATTAG
- a CDS encoding pyridoxal-phosphate dependent enzyme, with the protein MKYSENILGTIGNTPLVKLNKVVAGVDALVLAKVETFNPGNSVKDRMAVKMIADAEADGRLKPGGTIIEGTSGNTGMGLALVAIIKGYKLICVISDKQSKEKMDILRAVGAKVVVCPTDVEPTDPRSYYSVSKRLAEETPNSWYVNQYDNPSNAIAHYEQTGPEIWEQTDGKITHFVSGVGTGGTISGVGKYLKEKNPNIKIWGIDTYGSVFKKYHETGIFDENEIYSYITEGIGEDILPENVDFSVIDGFTKVTDKDAAVYTRKIALEEGIFVGNSAGAAIKGLLQLKEHFKPEDVVVVLFHDSGSRYVGKMFNDDWMRERGFLDEEITKAEDVIKDHIDKPLVIVRTEELVSHAIERMRKYKISQIPVIDITGFVGSVDESDLFQSYVSDKDVADKPIREVMGKPYPIVKLGTAIEEVSKLFTKDNQAVLVDLGNGKHHIITKYDIIGSIK; encoded by the coding sequence ATGAAATACTCAGAAAATATATTAGGCACCATAGGGAATACGCCATTAGTAAAACTTAATAAAGTGGTTGCTGGTGTGGATGCATTAGTACTTGCTAAAGTGGAGACTTTCAATCCGGGAAATTCAGTAAAAGACAGAATGGCAGTAAAAATGATTGCTGATGCTGAAGCCGATGGTCGATTAAAGCCAGGAGGAACTATTATTGAAGGAACTTCAGGAAATACAGGAATGGGATTAGCTTTAGTCGCTATTATAAAAGGATACAAATTGATTTGTGTGATTTCTGACAAGCAATCCAAAGAGAAAATGGATATCCTTCGTGCAGTAGGCGCAAAAGTGGTCGTATGCCCTACTGATGTGGAGCCAACAGATCCACGTTCTTATTATTCGGTTTCAAAAAGACTGGCGGAAGAAACACCTAATTCCTGGTATGTAAATCAATATGATAATCCATCAAATGCAATTGCGCATTACGAACAAACAGGACCTGAAATTTGGGAACAAACCGATGGAAAAATCACTCATTTTGTTTCTGGTGTGGGGACTGGAGGAACAATTTCTGGTGTTGGAAAATACTTGAAAGAGAAAAATCCGAACATTAAAATTTGGGGAATTGATACCTATGGTTCCGTATTTAAAAAATATCATGAAACAGGAATATTCGACGAAAATGAAATCTATTCCTACATCACAGAAGGAATTGGTGAGGACATTTTGCCAGAAAATGTAGACTTCTCCGTGATAGATGGATTTACAAAAGTAACCGATAAAGACGCCGCAGTTTATACTCGTAAAATAGCTCTTGAAGAAGGTATCTTTGTTGGAAATTCAGCAGGTGCAGCTATAAAAGGATTGTTGCAGCTTAAAGAACATTTCAAACCAGAAGATGTAGTTGTGGTTTTATTCCACGATTCAGGAAGTCGTTATGTGGGTAAAATGTTCAATGATGACTGGATGCGTGAAAGAGGTTTTCTTGATGAAGAAATTACAAAGGCCGAAGATGTTATCAAAGATCATATCGATAAACCATTAGTAATTGTTCGTACGGAAGAATTAGTTTCTCATGCTATTGAACGTATGCGTAAATATAAAATCTCTCAAATACCAGTGATTGATATTACAGGATTTGTTGGTTCTGTTGATGAATCTGATTTGTTTCAAAGCTATGTTTCGGACAAAGATGTAGCCGATAAACCAATTAGGGAAGTTATGGGTAAACCATACCCAATTGTTAAACTTGGGACAGCTATAGAAGAAGTTTCAAAACTATTCACCAAAGACAATCAAGCCGTTTTGGTTGATTTAGGAAATGGAAAACATCATATTATCACAAAATATGATATTATTGGTTCGATAAAATAG
- the hpf gene encoding ribosome hibernation-promoting factor, HPF/YfiA family, translated as MKVSIHAVNFTVDKKLVDFVQERMDKLEKYYDKVVSADVFLKVEKTSVKENKCAEIKLNIPGDDFLVKKQCKTFEEAVDLSIESLERLLVKKKEKIREQI; from the coding sequence ATGAAGGTAAGTATTCATGCAGTTAACTTTACAGTTGACAAAAAGCTAGTAGATTTTGTTCAAGAAAGAATGGATAAATTAGAAAAGTACTATGACAAAGTAGTATCAGCAGATGTTTTTTTGAAAGTTGAAAAGACAAGTGTTAAGGAAAATAAATGTGCCGAGATAAAATTAAATATTCCAGGCGATGATTTTTTGGTGAAAAAGCAGTGCAAAACTTTTGAAGAAGCGGTGGATCTTTCGATAGAATCTCTGGAGCGATTATTGGTAAAAAAGAAAGAAAAAATAAGAGAGCAGATATAA
- a CDS encoding tyrosine-type recombinase/integrase, whose protein sequence is MNTKDAFRDYLQLEKKYSPHTVNAYLNDLTDFETFNKLHFDQENVEQVNYSQIRNWIVSLVDANLSNVSVNRKIASLKAFYKFLLKIKQIDVSPLLKHKALKTPKILQIPFSEKEVLDVLCHMQSPVGFEEIRNKLIIDLFYTTGMRRTELIHIKISNVNLSGHTIKVLGKRNKERILPVLPIITEQFSLYVRERLCLESIVDSEYFFLTKKGLKLNDSFVYRLINTYFSTVSEKVKKSPHILRHTFATHLLNNGADLNSVKELLGHSSLASTQIYTHNSLSELKKVYQEAHPRNKK, encoded by the coding sequence ATGAATACTAAAGACGCATTTCGAGATTATCTACAATTAGAGAAAAAATATTCTCCACATACCGTAAATGCGTATTTGAATGATTTAACAGACTTCGAAACATTCAACAAACTTCATTTTGATCAGGAAAACGTCGAGCAGGTGAATTACAGCCAAATTAGAAATTGGATTGTTTCGCTTGTGGATGCTAATTTGTCAAATGTCTCCGTCAATAGAAAAATTGCCTCCCTAAAAGCATTTTATAAATTTCTATTAAAAATAAAACAGATAGATGTCAGTCCTTTGTTAAAGCATAAAGCGCTTAAGACTCCAAAAATATTACAAATTCCATTTTCTGAAAAAGAAGTATTGGATGTGTTATGCCATATGCAAAGTCCTGTAGGTTTTGAAGAAATTAGAAATAAGCTTATCATAGATTTATTTTACACTACCGGAATGCGTAGAACGGAGTTGATTCACATTAAAATTAGCAATGTTAATTTGTCTGGCCATACAATCAAGGTGCTTGGTAAAAGAAATAAAGAAAGAATACTTCCCGTTTTGCCAATAATTACAGAGCAATTCTCGTTGTATGTAAGAGAGCGATTGTGTCTGGAATCCATTGTTGATAGTGAATATTTTTTTCTCACAAAAAAAGGGTTAAAATTAAACGATTCCTTTGTGTATCGATTAATAAATACTTACTTTAGTACAGTGTCAGAGAAGGTAAAAAAAAGCCCGCATATATTGAGGCATACGTTTGCAACTCATTTATTAAACAATGGGGCCGATTTAAATTCAGTGAAAGAATTGTTAGGTCATTCAAGTCTGGCATCGACTCAAATTTATACGCATAACAGTTTGTCTGAACTAAAAAAAGTGTACCAAGAGGCGCATCCAAGGAATAAAAAATAA
- a CDS encoding amino acid permease, producing MSIWKRKPLAQLLAEAADSEKGLKRTLTAWSLIALGIGAIIGAGLFVRTAMAASQNAGPSVTIAFIVAAIGCALAGLCYAELSSSIPISGSAYTYTYATMGEFLAWIIGWDLILEYAVGAATVGIAWSEYLNNLLINVLHMSPIPYSLSHSPFQSDLVTGEHGIINLPALFIVAVISLLLIKGIQESAFVNGIIVVVKVVIVILIIVVGWNFINPANHTPYIPASSIFTDEHGIDHNFGGFWGIIGAAGTVFFAFIGFDAVSTAAQETKNPKRNMPIGILGSLAVCTVLYILFAHVLTGVATVDDFRTGGKEASVAFAINKYMIGYAWLGQLVTIAILAGFSSVILVMLLGQSRVFYAMGKDGLLPKAFSDLHSKYKTPYKANIAILVIVGLFAAFIPGDIVGDMTSIGTLFAFSLVCVSVIILRKKEPNMVREFKTPWVPLVPILGVITCVLMMAGLGWTNWLRLFAWMAIGVIIYFVYGKKNSVLNNPKE from the coding sequence ATGTCTATTTGGAAAAGAAAACCATTGGCTCAGCTTTTAGCAGAAGCAGCCGATTCTGAAAAGGGATTAAAAAGAACACTAACCGCTTGGTCATTAATCGCATTAGGAATTGGCGCCATTATAGGTGCAGGATTATTTGTAAGAACTGCCATGGCTGCCTCACAAAATGCAGGGCCATCAGTAACAATAGCATTTATTGTTGCAGCAATTGGATGCGCCTTAGCTGGATTATGCTATGCTGAACTATCTTCTTCAATTCCAATTTCGGGTAGTGCTTATACGTATACTTATGCCACCATGGGTGAATTTTTAGCCTGGATTATTGGTTGGGATTTAATCCTTGAATATGCTGTAGGAGCTGCAACGGTAGGAATCGCCTGGAGTGAATATCTAAACAATTTGCTGATTAATGTGCTCCATATGAGTCCAATTCCTTATTCTCTTTCTCATTCACCATTTCAATCAGATTTGGTAACTGGAGAACATGGAATAATCAACTTACCCGCTTTATTTATTGTCGCGGTTATCAGTTTATTATTGATAAAAGGAATTCAAGAATCAGCTTTTGTAAACGGAATCATCGTAGTTGTAAAAGTTGTTATTGTAATATTAATTATTGTTGTTGGTTGGAATTTTATTAATCCAGCAAATCATACACCTTATATCCCAGCAAGTTCAATTTTTACAGATGAACATGGTATCGATCATAATTTTGGTGGTTTTTGGGGAATAATTGGAGCTGCAGGAACTGTGTTTTTTGCCTTTATTGGTTTTGACGCCGTAAGTACTGCTGCACAAGAAACTAAAAACCCTAAAAGAAATATGCCCATAGGGATATTAGGATCACTTGCAGTTTGTACCGTGTTATACATCCTTTTTGCTCATGTATTGACTGGAGTAGCCACAGTAGATGATTTTAGAACTGGTGGAAAAGAAGCTTCTGTAGCTTTTGCAATCAATAAATATATGATCGGTTATGCGTGGTTAGGTCAATTAGTAACTATTGCCATATTAGCAGGATTCTCATCTGTGATTTTAGTGATGTTATTAGGACAATCCAGAGTATTTTATGCTATGGGTAAAGATGGTTTATTACCAAAAGCATTCAGCGATTTGCATTCAAAATACAAAACTCCATATAAAGCAAATATTGCAATTTTAGTAATTGTTGGATTATTTGCAGCCTTTATTCCAGGAGATATTGTAGGAGATATGACCAGTATAGGAACGTTATTTGCATTTTCACTTGTATGTGTATCTGTTATAATTCTTAGAAAAAAAGAACCAAATATGGTAAGAGAATTCAAAACGCCATGGGTGCCTTTAGTTCCAATTTTAGGGGTTATCACTTGCGTATTGATGATGGCAGGTTTAGGTTGGACAAACTGGCTAAGACTTTTCGCTTGGATGGCTATAGGTGTAATAATCTATTTTGTTTATGGTAAAAAGAATAGCGTATTGAACAATCCAAAAGAATAA
- a CDS encoding acyl-CoA dehydrogenase family protein codes for MNSIYFTEEHQSFRNSLKDFLQKEVVPHIEKWEKTGTIERFIWKKFGEMGFFGIGYPEAYGGLNLDLFYTVIFLEELQKIKSSGFAAAMWAHSYLAMTHLNAEGDERIKQDYLAPSIAGEKIGALCITEPFGGSDVAGMRTNAVRKGDKYIINGSKTFITNGIYADYYIVAAKTSPELGNKGISIFLMDSNLKGVSAVKLDKLGWRASDTAEIAFDNVEIPVENLMGEEGKGFPYIMQHFALERLIMAINAHARAEYAIDYTIEYMSHREAFGKKINKFQALRHTIVEHATEVEHCKVFNYAAVARLDKGEYVVKEATMAKLKSTKVADETIYSCLQMLGGYGYMEEYPLARLFRDSRLGPIGGGTSEILKEILAKMIIDKQDYKPAVK; via the coding sequence ATGAATTCAATTTATTTTACAGAAGAACATCAATCATTTAGAAACAGTTTAAAAGATTTTTTACAAAAAGAAGTCGTGCCTCATATTGAAAAATGGGAGAAAACAGGCACTATTGAACGCTTTATATGGAAAAAGTTTGGAGAAATGGGCTTTTTCGGAATAGGCTATCCGGAGGCTTATGGCGGATTGAATTTAGATTTATTTTATACCGTTATTTTTTTAGAAGAACTTCAAAAAATTAAATCATCTGGTTTTGCGGCTGCTATGTGGGCACATTCTTATTTAGCTATGACCCATTTGAACGCAGAAGGTGACGAAAGAATAAAACAAGATTATTTAGCTCCAAGTATTGCTGGGGAAAAAATAGGTGCGTTGTGTATAACAGAACCATTTGGCGGTAGTGATGTTGCTGGTATGCGTACTAATGCAGTAAGAAAAGGAGATAAATATATTATCAATGGTTCTAAAACATTCATTACGAACGGTATTTATGCAGATTATTATATCGTTGCTGCAAAAACAAGTCCCGAGCTTGGGAATAAAGGAATAAGTATCTTTTTGATGGATAGCAACTTGAAAGGTGTTTCTGCTGTTAAACTTGATAAGTTAGGCTGGAGAGCTTCAGATACTGCAGAAATAGCATTTGATAACGTGGAAATTCCGGTAGAGAATTTGATGGGAGAAGAAGGAAAAGGGTTCCCATATATTATGCAACATTTTGCTTTGGAGCGTTTGATTATGGCTATAAATGCTCATGCAAGAGCGGAGTATGCAATTGATTACACAATTGAATACATGTCGCATCGCGAGGCTTTTGGAAAAAAAATAAATAAGTTTCAGGCCTTGAGACATACTATAGTTGAACATGCAACAGAAGTAGAGCATTGTAAAGTCTTTAATTATGCTGCTGTAGCGCGATTAGACAAAGGAGAATATGTAGTTAAAGAGGCAACTATGGCTAAATTAAAATCTACGAAAGTTGCTGATGAAACAATTTACAGTTGTTTACAAATGCTGGGAGGTTATGGTTATATGGAAGAATATCCTTTAGCACGTTTGTTTAGAGACAGTCGCTTAGGACCAATCGGTGGTGGAACTTCAGAAATTCTTAAGGAGATATTAGCAAAAATGATAATTGATAAACAAGATTATAAGCCAGCGGTGAAATAG
- a CDS encoding 3'-5' exonuclease translates to MNFTAIDFETATAFHPCSVGIITVENGVIVDEFVSLIKTPNNLYSHFTIQVHGIYPRDTINAKTFAQVFPEIKKRLQNRVVVAHNESFDRNVLAKSMALYGLDYADLNIASRWECTVKIYKAKGLKPTKLSDCCREMKIQLNHHEALSDARACAKLYLLR, encoded by the coding sequence ATGAATTTTACAGCAATAGATTTTGAAACTGCAACTGCATTCCATCCTTGTTCTGTGGGGATTATTACTGTTGAAAACGGAGTGATTGTCGATGAATTTGTAAGCCTGATAAAAACCCCAAATAATTTATATTCCCATTTTACCATACAAGTACATGGAATTTATCCGCGAGATACCATAAATGCAAAAACCTTTGCGCAAGTATTTCCAGAAATCAAGAAACGCCTGCAAAATAGAGTAGTTGTAGCTCATAACGAAAGTTTTGACAGAAACGTTTTGGCTAAATCGATGGCACTTTATGGTTTGGATTACGCCGATTTGAATATTGCTTCTCGTTGGGAATGTACCGTGAAAATTTATAAAGCCAAAGGATTAAAACCAACCAAATTAAGTGATTGTTGCCGTGAAATGAAAATCCAGCTCAATCATCATGAAGCTTTATCTGATGCTCGTGCTTGCGCCAAATTGTATTTGTTACGTTAG